The following are encoded together in the Primulina tabacum isolate GXHZ01 chromosome 18, ASM2559414v2, whole genome shotgun sequence genome:
- the LOC142532951 gene encoding uncharacterized protein LOC142532951 isoform X2: MEESFANLPSSHLLGSVPAVVSGDQKTTNKEVPGANLQIFPPNNGGGGGQGQGQGYQTVGGVSGSIYGYALIVPLAYYFLLQYIGSSASLVRFWCLWGYSLFIFVLSSVVSAGYSS, from the exons ATGGAAGAGTCCTTCGCCAATCTTCCCTCCAGCCACTTGCTAGGCTCTGTTCCG GCTGTTGTTAGTGGAGACCAGAAGACCACCAATAAAGAAG TTCCTGGTGCAAATTTGCAAATATTTCCTCCCAACAACGGTGGAGGTGGGGGTCAGGGTCAGGGTCAGGGATATCAAACTGTAGGTGGTGTCAGTG GATCCATATATGGTTATGCACTCATAGTTCCACTCGCGTACTACTTTTTGCTTCAATATATCGGTTCAAGTGCCAGCCTTGTTCGCTTTTGGTGCTTGTGGGGATATTCCCTTTTCATTTTTGTCCTAAGCTCTGTAG TTTCTGCTGGTTATTCCAGTTGA
- the LOC142532952 gene encoding CASP-like protein 5B1 codes for MKEVFGGPGKKSGLVIRIGQCMCAASSIGIMASASGFSTTTAFCYLIASMGLQVLWSFGLACLDIHALRFNKGLRNHFIVSLLVVGDWVTATLSLAAASSSAGVIVLFTRDTSFCVIEPKYSCDMFQISIALAFASWFLVAYSSYVMFWLVPSF; via the exons ATGAAAGAGGTGTTTGGCGGTCCAGGGAAAAAAAGTGGGCTAGTAATAAGGATTGGGCAGTGTATGTGTGCAGCTAGTTCTATTGGGATTATGGCTTCTGCTTCTGGCTTCTCTACTACTACGGCTTTTTG CTACTTGATTGCATCCATGGGTCTTCAAGTTTTGTGGAGCTTTGGACTTGCATGCCTCGACATACATGCTTTGAGATTCAACAAAGGCCTTCGTAATCACTTCATAGTCAGTCTTCTTGTTGTTGGAGATTGG GTTACAGCTACTCTATCACTCGCGGCTGCTAGCTCGTCTGCTGGTGTTATTGTCCTCTTTACCAGAGATACAAGCTTCTGTGTGATAGAGCCCAAATATTCGTGCGATATGTTTCAGATATCCATAGCTTTGGCATTTGCCTCATGGTTTCTTGTTGCCTATTCTTCATATGTCATGTTTTGGCTTGTCCCATCTTTTTGA
- the LOC142532951 gene encoding uncharacterized protein LOC142532951 isoform X1 has protein sequence MEESFANLPSSHLLGSVPAVVSGDQKTTNKEVPGANLQIFPPNNGGGGGQGQGQGYQTVGGVSGSIYGYALIVPLAYYFLLQYIGSSASLVRFWCLWGYSLFIFVLSSFLLVIPVEFLRWTIILIAGAASSSFVALNLRSYIQSSQLTIVVISAFVLQMGLSIFIKMWFFA, from the exons ATGGAAGAGTCCTTCGCCAATCTTCCCTCCAGCCACTTGCTAGGCTCTGTTCCG GCTGTTGTTAGTGGAGACCAGAAGACCACCAATAAAGAAG TTCCTGGTGCAAATTTGCAAATATTTCCTCCCAACAACGGTGGAGGTGGGGGTCAGGGTCAGGGTCAGGGATATCAAACTGTAGGTGGTGTCAGTG GATCCATATATGGTTATGCACTCATAGTTCCACTCGCGTACTACTTTTTGCTTCAATATATCGGTTCAAGTGCCAGCCTTGTTCGCTTTTGGTGCTTGTGGGGATATTCCCTTTTCATTTTTGTCCTAAGCTCT TTTCTGCTGGTTATTCCAGTTGAATTTTTGCGATGGACTATAATATTAATTGCTGGTGCTGCATCATCGAGCTTCGTTGCTTTGAACCTCAGATCTTATATTCAGAGTAGCCAACTCACGATCGTGGTCATTTCTGCATTTGTGCTGCAAATGGGCTTGTCAATCTTTATCAAAATGTGGTTCTTCGCTTAG
- the LOC142532688 gene encoding 26S proteasome non-ATPase regulatory subunit 7 homolog A: protein MDVIKSQQISSRPIEKVVVHPLVLLSIVDHYNRVARDTRKRVVGVLLGSSFKGTVDVTNSYAVPFEEEDRDPSIWFLDHNYHESMFSMFRRINAKEHVVGWYSTGPKLRENDLSIHGLFNDYVPTPVLVIIDVQPKELGIPTKAYYAVEEVKDNATQKSQKVFVHVPSEIAAHEVEEIGVEHLLRDVKDTTISTLATEVTGKLYALKGLDARLKEIRDYLDLVIEGKLPLNHEILYHLQDVFNLLPNLNVSELIKAFAVKTNDMMLVIYLSSLIRSVIALHNLINNKMLNKEHEKAEDSKPVAVPAAAGS, encoded by the exons ATGGACGTGATAAAATCTCAGCAAATTTCGTCGCGGCCGATTGAGAAGGTGGTGGTGCACCCACTGGTGCTGCTGAGCATCGTCGACCACTACAATCGCGTGGCACGTGATACCAGGAAGCGTGTCGTCGGAGTTCTTCTTGGTTCTTCCTTTAAGGGCACGGTCGATGTAACCAACAGCTACGCCG TTCCCTTTGAAGAAGAAGATCGGGACCCGAGCATTTGGTTTCTTGATCATAACTACCATGAATCAATGTTTTCCATGTTCAGAAGAATTAATG CAAAGGAGCATGTGGTTGGCTGGTATAGCACTGGTCCCAAGCTCAGGGAGAATGACTTATCTATTCATGGGCTATTTAATGA CTACGTGCCAACTCCTGTGTTAGTCATTATCGATGTCCAGCCGAAAGAGCTTGGGATACCCACTAAAGCCTATTATGCGGTTGAGGAGGTTAAAGAT AACGCGACACAAAAAAGCCAGAAGGTGTTTGTGCATGTTCCTTCGGAAATTGCCGCTCATGAAGTCGAAGAAAttg GCGTTGAGCATTTGTTAAGGGATGTGAAGGACACAACTATCAGCACCCTTGCTACAGAG GTCACTGGAAAACTTTATGCTTTGAAGGGTTTGGATGCACGATTAAAAGAGATCCGGGACTATCTGGACCTTGTCATTGAAGGGAAACTCCCATTAAATCACGAAATTCTTTACCATCTCCAG GATGTGTTCAACCTACTTCCTAATCTAAACGTGTCCGAATTAATTAAAGCTTTTGCAG TGAAAACAAATGATATGATGTTGGTCATATATCTTTCATCCCTCATCAGAAGTGTGATTGCTCTTCATAATTTGATCAACAATAAG
- the LOC142533707 gene encoding syntaxin-81 → MAKVVRVRDRTEDFKDAVHRAAVNFGYTESKTAAMMATFIMRKNPERGPFTKAAVTTLESIRTLEEFLMKHKKDYVDPHRTTEQERDSIEHEVTIFIKTCKERIDVLKNSINKEEANAKGWLSIRTDNSNTDTIAHKHGAVLILSEKLHSVTSQFDKLRALRFQEAINRVTPRRKSKVAVPADATENSNFVEPRDGSNLEARQPDEFQTDPVRMHKQLLDDETRTLQVELASMLDAVQVTETKMVEISALNHLMSTHVLQQAQQIEYLYEQAIEATKNVELGNKELSQAIQRNSGSRTFLLLFLFVLTFSVLFLDWYN, encoded by the exons ATGGCAAAAGTAGTAAGAGTTAGGGATAGGACGGAAGATTTCAAAGATGCCGTCCACCGAGCGGCGGTCAACTTTGGATATACGGAG TCCAAAACCGCGGCAATGATGGCAACTTTTATAATGCGCAAAAATCCGGAGAGAGGGCCATTTACAAAAGCTGCAGTAACTACG CTTGAAAGTATCAGAACTTTGGAGGAGTTCTTGATGAAGCATAAGAAGGATTATGTTGATCCACACCGTACCACAGAACAAGAGAGAGATAGCATTGAACACGAG GTTACGATtttcattaaaacatgtaaagAGAGAATAGATGTTCTCAAAAATAGCATAAACAAGGAGGAAGCAAATGCAAAGGGATGGCTTAGCATCAGAACTGATAATTCAAATACTGATACTATAGCACACAAACACGGAGCG GTGCTAATTTTAAGTGAAAaacttcattcagtgacatcgCAGTTTGATAAGCTCCGAGCATTGCGCTTCCAAGAAGCTATCAACCGGGTGACACCTAGAAGAAAATCGAAGGTGGCTGTCCCAGCTGATGCTACTGAGAACTCTAATTTTGTAGAACCTAGAGATGGAAGTAATTTAGAAGCAAGACAGCCTGATGAATTTCAAACTGATCCAGTTAGGATGCATAAACAACTATTGGATGATGAGACACGCACCCTCCAG GTAGAGTTGGCCAGCATGTTAGATGCTGTTCAAGTAACTGAGACAAAGATGGTGGAAATAAGTGCGCTGAACCATCTCATGTCCACTCATGTATTGCAACAGGCACAACAAATAGAGTATCTATACGAGCAG GCAATTGAAGCAACAAAAAATGTTGAGCTTGGAAACAAAGAATTATCACAAGCCATTCAACGAAACAGCGGCAGCCGAACTTTTCTTCTGCTCTTTTTGTTCGTCCTTACCTTCTCAGTCCTGTTTCTTGATTGGTATAATTAA
- the LOC142533737 gene encoding proline transporter 1-like: MGGQGGDGVVGTSASAGKVYSDDHLSVEIPDTAHQISHDSWFQVGFVLTTGINSAYVLGYSGTVMVPLGWIGGVVGLILATAISLYANALVAKLHEFGGKRHIRYRDLAGFIYGRKAYSLTWALQYVNLFMINVGFIILAGQAFKAFYILFHGDHSMKLPYAITIAGLACALFAMAIPHLSALRVWLAFSTFFSLVYIIIGFALALKDGTEAPPRDYKIPGSVADKIFTTIGASANLVFAFNTGMLPEIQATVRKPVVENMMKALYFQFTLGVLPMYAVTFMGYWAYGSSTSAYLLNNVNGPIWIKAFANISAFLQTIIALHIFASPMYEYLDTKYGIKGSALALRNLSFRILVRGGYLGMTSFVAALLPFLGDFMSLTGAISTFPLTFILANHMYLVAKKNKLTSLQKSWHWLNVLFFGCMSVIAAISAARLIDVDSSTYHVFADL; encoded by the exons ATGGGTGGCCAAGGTGGAGACGGCGTCGTTGGGACCTCCGCCTCTGCGGGAAAGGTCTATTCTGATGATCATTTGTCCGTCGAAATTCCAGACACCGCCCACCAAATCAGCCATG ATTCATGGTTTCAagtgggatttgttctcactaCTGGAATCAACAGTGCCTATGTGCTGGGGTACTCTGGCACTGTCATGGTTCCGTTGGGTTGGATAGGAGGTGTGGTAGGACTTATCCTTGCAACAGCAATATCTTTGTATGCAAATGCTCTTGTTGCCAAGCTTCATGAGTTCGGAGGAAAGAGGCATATCAGATACAGAGACCTTGCAGGATTTATATACG GTAGAAAGGCATATTCTCTGACATGGGCGCTGCAGTATGTGAATCTCTTCATGATCAATGTTGGATTTATCATTTTAGCTGGTCAGGCTTTTAAG GCTTTTTATATTCTTTTTCACGGTGATCATTCCATGAAACTTCCATATGCCATTACCATAGCGGGGCTAGCATGTGCTCTGTTTGCCATGGCCATACCTCACTTGTCAGCACTGCGTGTATGGTTGGCGTTTTCAACGTTTTTTAGTCTGGTATACATCATCATAGGATTTGCGCTGGCACTTAAAGATG GCACTGAAGCTCCTCCCAGGGATTACAAAATTCCAGGATCAGTCGCAGACAAGATTTTTACAACCATTGGTGCTTCTGCAAATCTCGTTTTTGCCTTCAATACTGGAATGCTTCCTGAAATACAG GCAACAGTGAGAAAACCTGTTGTTGAGAACATGATGAAGGCTCTGTATTTTCAGTTCACACTTGGAGTTCTGCCAATGTATGCAGTGACTTTTATGGGATACTGGGCTTACGGTTCCAGCACATCAGCCTACTTGCTCAACAATGTTAATGGTCCAATTTGGATCAAGGCTTTTGCTAATATTTCAGCTTTCTTGCAGACAATCATTGCTTTACAT ATTTTTGCGAGCCCAATGTATGAATACTTGGACACAAAATATGGGATCAAAGGAAGCGCGCTTGCTTTACGCAACTTGTCTTTCAGGATCTTAGTCAGGGGCGGTTACCTAGGGATGACCTCCTTCGTTGCAGCCTTGCTACCATTCTTGGGCGATTTCATGAGTCTTACGGGAGCTATTAGCACATTCCCTCTCACGTTTATTCTTGCAAACCACATGTATCTTGTTGCCAAGAAGAATAAGCTTACATCCTTGCAGAAGAGTTGGCATTGGCTAAATGTCTTGTTTTTCGGATGTATGTCAGTTATAGCAGCAATTTCTGCGGCGAGGCTTATTGACGTGGATTCTAGTACTTACCATGTTTTTGCAGATTTATAA
- the LOC142532978 gene encoding uncharacterized protein LOC142532978, translating into MSGGAGTPDFFYREAQRLGYVARSAFKLVQMQKQYKLITAGSSVLDLGCAPGAWLQVACQNLGPLIKGGAVVGIDIKKVKVPSLYCDSRVKTVCADVMSLPREQVIALSPQSRGFSVILSDLCPPVSGITDRDSALSAELGMQAINLAVGTDALARSETQSDGSGVLQPGGHLVVKLLESEDVKELSQICKPLFRKASWLRPRATRSCSREIYLICQGLKF; encoded by the exons ATGAGTGGAGGGGCAGGAACGCCCGATTTCTTCTATAGAGAAGCTCAGCGACTGGGTTATGTTGCCCGCTCTGCCTTCAAG TTGGTTCAGATGCAGAAGCAGTACAAACTCATAACAGCTGGTTCTTCTGTTCTTGATCTTGGGTGTGCTCCCGGCGCTTGGCTTCAG GTCGCTTGTCAAAACTTGGGCCCATTGATAAAGGGAGGAGCTGTTGTTGGGATTGACATCAAG AAGGTGAAGGTTCCATCTCTGTACTGTGATTCAAGGGTTAAAACTGTTTGTGCTGATGTTATGAGTTTACCAAGGGAACAAGTTATAGCTCTCTCTCCCCAG aGTAGAGGCTTCTCCGTGATTCTGTCCGACCTGTGTCCCCCTGTTTCTGGAATCACTGATCGAGATTCTGCTTTATCCGCTGAACTGGGGATGCAAGCAATCAATTTGGCAGTTGGGACTGATGCCCTTGCTCGTTCAGAGACGCAATCCGATGGTTCTGGTGTACTGCAACCTGGGGGACACCTAGTTGTCAAGCTTCTTGAAAGTGAAGATGTAAAAG AATTGAGCCAAATATGTAAACCACTCTTCCGAAAGGCATCCTGGCTGAGGCCTCGAGCAACTAGATCTTGTTCCAGAGAGATTTATCTTATTTGCCAAGGATTGAAATTCTGA
- the LOC142533836 gene encoding glucan endo-1,3-beta-glucosidase-like, which translates to MYPLHMAVSSRIRHSLQPSAAAVFVALLHITAVHCIGVNYGTLGDNLPPPAQVAAFLKDKTTIDRIKLFDVNPDILRAFADTGILVALTVPNGEIPSLTNVRYARRWVAANIKPFYPRTKINYILVGNEILHWGPQNLIDNLVSAMRSVHKALLLSGIKDIKVTTAHSLGILKRSEPPSLGRFRPGWDVGVLAPMLQFLRESKSPFMVNPYPYFGYSPEKADFALFRPNKGYYDRYSKRTYGNMFDLLLDAVYMSMKRLGYGDVDIVTGETGWASQGETFEQPKCSVENAASYNGGLVRQYNSGRGTPLMPHRRFETYIFALFNENQKTGSLAERNFGLFRPDFSAVYDVGIMRAGAGAAPAKPVPTPAPAAGKKWCVPKPAATDAALQSNINYVCSQGVNCGPIQPGGSCFDPNTVRAHASFIMNAYYQAEGRNDFNCDFAGSGILTANDPSYGECRYTS; encoded by the exons ATGTATCCATTACATATGGCGGTGTCGTCAAGGATTCGTCATTCTCTACAACCTTCCGCCGCCGCTGTCTTCGTCGCCCTCCTCCACATCACAGCCGTGCACTGCATAGGCGTTAACTACGGCACCCTCGGGGACAACCTCCCTCCGCCTGCTCAAGTCGCCGCGTTCCTCAAAGACAAGACGACCATCGACCGTATTAAACTCTTTGATGTCAACCCAGACATCCTCCGGGCCTTCGCCGACACGGGGATACTCGTCGCCCTCACCGTGCCTAACGGCGAGATCCCCAGTCTAACCAACGTCCGCTACGCCCGCCGCTGGGTGGCTGCAAACATCAAGCCATTCTACCCGCGGACGAAGATCAACTACATCCTCGTTGGCAACGAAATCCTCCACTGGGGCCCACAGAACCTCATCGACAACCTCGTATCGGCCATGAGAAGCGTCCACAAAGCTCTTCTCCTCTCCGGGATCAAAGACATCAAGGTGACGACAGCTCATTCCCTCGGAATCCTCAAACGATCCGAACCCCCGAGCCTGGGCAGGTTCCGACCCGGATGGGACGTCGGGGTACTCGCTCCAATGCTCCAGTTCCTCCGTGAATCGAAGTCTCCTTTCATGGTGAACCCATACCCGTACTTTGGATACAGCCCTGAGAAGGCAGATTTCGCACTGTTCCGACCAAACAAAGGATATTATGACAGATACTCCAAAAGAACCTACGGAAACATGTTCGATTTGTTATTGGACGCTGTGTACATGTCAATGAAGAGACTGGGTTACGGAGATGTCGACATTGTAACCGGCGAGACGGGGTGGGCGTCGCAGGGGGAGACGTTTGAGCAGCCCAAATGCTCGGTCGAGAATGCGGCGTCGTACAATGGAGGTCTTGTGAGGCAGTACAATTCTGGGAGAGGAACGCCATTGATGCCGCACCGGAGGTTTGAGACATATATCTTCGCGTTGTTTAACGAGAATCAGAAAACGGGCTCTCTAGCTGAAAGGAATTTCGGGCTTTTCCGACCAGATTTCTCCGCCGTATACGACGTTGGAATCATGCGCGCCGGAGCCGGAGCCGCTCCCGCAAAG CCTGTTCCTACACCAGCGCCAGCAGCAGGGAAGAAATGGTGTGTGCCGAAGCCGGCGGCAACCGACGCAGCCCTGCAGTCCAACATAAACTACGTGTGCAGCCAAGGGGTAAACTGTGGTCCGATTCAGCCCGGTGGCTCATGCTTCGACCCCAACACGGTGCGGGCACATGCTTCTTTTATAATGAATGCTTACTACCAAGCTGAAGGCAGAAATGACTTCAACTGTGACTTCGCCGGCTCTGGCATCCTCACTGCCAACGACCCCA GTTATGGCGAATGCAGGTACACTTCTTAA